Proteins encoded together in one Phycisphaerae bacterium window:
- the nifA gene encoding nif-specific transcriptional activator NifA: protein MTKKGTLLQANEVHNVKQLEALYKVSQILVTGTRQQQALADILDMLDRDLGLNRGTITLLVPDSEEIRIEAAHNFSKEQSRRITYRIGEGVTGKVMQTGKPMVVPRVSQEPLFLNRFERWNVTKQELSFICVPISVGDDVIGTISVDRPFEERAPFDDEMRILSIVASMIANNVQSRREAAMQRQMLEDENLRLRSELEGKFRPENMTGNSNAMRDVYHQIQQVANSNTTILIRGESGTGKELVAHAIHYTGSRAKNPFIKINCAALNENLLESELFGHEKGAFTGAIQTRKGRLEEAGEGTIFLDEIGDFSPTIQVKLLRVLQEREFERVGSNRTLKTSARIIAATNHDLEKAVEQGSFRQDLYYRINVFPIFLPPLRSRKDDILLLADHFTELYSKKMGKEIRRISTSAINLMVSYQWPGNVRELENCIERAVLLSSDGVIHGHHLPPTLQTSETSGTIGTGSLEERTNLFERDLIIDALKRCNGNLAFTARDLKTTARIISYKVKELGIDYKRYRNKKG, encoded by the coding sequence ATGACAAAAAAAGGCACGCTTTTGCAAGCAAATGAAGTACATAATGTAAAGCAGCTCGAAGCCCTTTATAAGGTCAGTCAGATTCTCGTAACCGGCACTCGCCAGCAGCAGGCGCTGGCTGATATTCTGGATATGCTGGATAGAGATCTTGGTTTGAACAGGGGCACAATTACACTTCTTGTGCCGGACAGTGAAGAAATTAGAATCGAGGCGGCACATAACTTTTCAAAAGAACAAAGCCGGCGGATTACATATCGAATCGGAGAGGGCGTAACGGGAAAAGTTATGCAAACCGGCAAGCCGATGGTCGTTCCGAGAGTTTCCCAAGAGCCCTTGTTTCTGAACCGCTTCGAAAGATGGAATGTAACGAAACAGGAATTAAGTTTCATTTGCGTACCGATTTCCGTCGGCGACGATGTGATTGGGACAATTTCGGTTGATAGGCCTTTCGAAGAAAGGGCGCCGTTCGATGATGAGATGCGCATCCTAAGCATCGTAGCAAGCATGATTGCCAATAATGTGCAATCGCGACGAGAAGCCGCCATGCAAAGGCAAATGCTCGAAGACGAGAACCTGCGGTTACGCAGCGAGCTGGAAGGGAAATTCCGGCCTGAAAACATGACAGGCAATTCGAACGCAATGCGTGATGTGTATCACCAGATTCAACAGGTCGCGAACAGTAATACCACCATTCTCATACGCGGCGAGTCCGGCACCGGTAAAGAACTCGTAGCTCACGCAATTCATTATACCGGTTCGAGAGCAAAAAACCCTTTTATAAAAATTAACTGCGCCGCTTTGAACGAGAACCTTCTTGAGAGTGAGCTATTCGGCCATGAAAAAGGGGCTTTTACCGGGGCAATACAGACTCGAAAGGGAAGACTGGAAGAGGCAGGGGAGGGGACTATATTTCTGGATGAGATTGGGGATTTTTCGCCTACGATTCAGGTGAAGCTGCTTCGCGTTCTTCAAGAGCGTGAATTCGAGCGAGTCGGAAGCAACCGCACATTGAAAACCAGCGCGAGGATTATCGCGGCGACAAATCACGATTTGGAAAAGGCAGTCGAGCAGGGGAGTTTTCGGCAGGACCTCTATTACCGGATAAATGTGTTTCCGATTTTTTTGCCACCGCTACGGTCTCGCAAGGACGACATTCTGCTATTGGCCGACCATTTCACTGAACTTTACTCAAAGAAGATGGGCAAGGAGATACGGCGGATAAGCACATCCGCGATTAATCTGATGGTGTCTTATCAATGGCCCGGCAACGTCCGTGAACTGGAAAACTGCATCGAACGGGCGGTACTTTTGAGCAGCGACGGCGTAATACACGGACATCATCTGCCACCGACGCTGCAAACGTCCGAGACATCAGGGACTATAGGGACAGGCTCCTTAGAGGAAAGGACAAATTTATTCGAGCGAGATTTGATAATCGATGCGCTAAAACGATGCAACGGGAATCTGGCGTTTACAGCACGCGATCTGAAAACAACTGCGAGAATCATAAGCTACAAGGTCAAAGAGCTTGGAATCGACTACAAACGATACCGTAATAAAAAGGGATAA
- a CDS encoding PEP/pyruvate-binding domain-containing protein, translated as MAWASTGLAGLDKLLCDLKKGDNVVWQVDSVDDYRHFLNPYVAKALQDNRNIVYMRFAQHRPLIENQPKITVYQLDASSGFESFSKGIHTIISKEGREAYYVFDCLSDLLSAWATDLMIGNFFKVTCPYLFELDTIAYFAILRNYHSFQTVARIRETTQLLLDVYNFEESYYVHPLKVWNRYSHTMFLPHLQEGEDFLPITSSVDASRVLSQISQKDRNGSARTLDYWDRLFMKADSMAKAPPDSKGAKELVGELCRIMVGREKRMSNLARDSFSVEDLVTIKSRLIGSGFIGGKAAGMLIAQKILSLDKSFDWSGYLESHDSFYVGSDIFYSYIVENGWWKLLMEQKTKEGYFKAAPELKENMLRGKFPSQIRERFQELIEYFGQSPIILRSSSLLEDSFGNAFAGKYESLFLVNQGSPEQRYSEFEEAIRRIYASTMDEGALAYRLERGLSEQDEQMALLVQRVSGSYKKRYFFPDLAGVGVSYNTFVWKPEMDPKAGMLRLVLGLGTRAVERVEDDYPQTIALDEPLSRPYVERQDAKRFSQHKIDILDTQENCLRAIDVTEAINEGLDIKLDLLASEDRDTLRQMAELGVKGRQAWVLTFEKLLAETNFAPIMQRLLKTLDSRYQYPVDIEFTVNFTEDNTFRINLLQCRPLQTKGIKAGTHLPKNIKPEKILFESQGYIMGGSISHPLKRIIYVDPAKYVELSISQKYSVARLIGKLNSRITSRETVPTILLGPGRWGTTTPSLGVPVNFAEINRISVLAEIAYEGGNLMPELSFGTHFFQDLVESDIFYVAIFPQKENVVFNNERLLRMHNLLADVFPEESKYEDVIRVYDVDSEQLQIMSDVVSQRVVCFFT; from the coding sequence ATGGCGTGGGCAAGTACAGGACTGGCGGGGCTGGATAAGCTGCTTTGCGATTTGAAAAAAGGCGACAACGTCGTATGGCAAGTGGACAGCGTTGACGATTACCGTCATTTTCTGAATCCATACGTAGCGAAGGCGTTACAGGACAATCGCAATATAGTATATATGAGGTTTGCCCAGCATAGGCCTCTGATAGAGAACCAGCCGAAGATTACGGTTTATCAGCTCGATGCGAGCAGCGGGTTTGAGAGTTTCTCCAAGGGTATCCATACTATAATTTCGAAGGAAGGCAGAGAAGCCTACTATGTGTTCGATTGTCTTTCGGATTTGCTAAGCGCATGGGCAACGGACCTGATGATAGGCAATTTCTTTAAGGTCACGTGTCCTTATCTATTCGAGCTGGACACCATCGCATACTTTGCGATACTACGGAATTATCACTCATTTCAAACGGTCGCCCGCATTCGCGAGACGACACAGCTATTGCTGGATGTGTATAATTTCGAAGAAAGCTATTACGTGCACCCCCTGAAGGTTTGGAACCGCTACTCGCATACGATGTTTCTTCCGCATCTTCAGGAAGGGGAAGATTTTCTGCCGATAACAAGCAGCGTTGACGCCAGCAGAGTTTTGTCCCAGATTTCCCAAAAAGACCGGAACGGCTCAGCAAGGACTTTGGACTACTGGGACCGTTTATTTATGAAGGCCGACAGCATGGCAAAAGCCCCACCTGATTCGAAGGGCGCTAAGGAACTGGTGGGGGAGCTTTGCAGGATAATGGTTGGGCGTGAGAAAAGGATGTCCAATCTCGCAAGGGACAGTTTTTCCGTAGAAGACCTTGTTACGATAAAGAGCAGGCTGATAGGAAGCGGCTTTATCGGCGGCAAGGCCGCAGGTATGCTGATTGCGCAAAAGATTCTGTCGCTGGACAAGTCTTTTGACTGGAGCGGGTATCTTGAGTCGCATGATTCCTTCTACGTCGGCTCAGATATTTTCTACAGCTATATAGTTGAAAACGGCTGGTGGAAACTGCTGATGGAGCAAAAGACGAAGGAAGGTTATTTCAAAGCGGCGCCTGAATTGAAAGAAAACATGCTGCGCGGCAAGTTTCCCAGCCAAATTCGCGAGCGTTTCCAGGAGTTAATCGAGTATTTCGGCCAGTCCCCTATTATCCTGCGTTCAAGCAGTCTTCTGGAAGATTCTTTCGGCAATGCCTTTGCGGGCAAATACGAAAGCCTGTTCCTTGTAAATCAAGGCAGCCCGGAACAGCGTTATTCTGAATTTGAAGAAGCAATTCGCAGAATTTATGCAAGCACTATGGATGAAGGCGCGCTGGCCTATCGTTTGGAAAGAGGGCTTAGCGAGCAGGATGAGCAGATGGCGCTGCTTGTTCAAAGGGTGTCCGGCTCTTACAAGAAGCGATACTTCTTTCCCGACCTTGCCGGTGTGGGAGTATCTTACAATACCTTTGTGTGGAAGCCTGAGATGGACCCGAAGGCCGGTATGCTTCGGCTGGTATTAGGCCTCGGCACACGAGCGGTAGAGCGAGTAGAGGACGACTACCCGCAGACAATAGCCCTCGATGAGCCGCTGTCGAGACCTTACGTGGAAAGGCAAGACGCAAAAAGATTCTCGCAGCATAAAATCGATATACTCGACACGCAAGAGAACTGTTTGAGAGCGATTGACGTAACCGAGGCGATTAATGAAGGCCTCGATATAAAGCTGGATTTGCTGGCGAGCGAGGACCGCGACACTCTGCGGCAAATGGCAGAGCTCGGCGTGAAAGGCCGGCAGGCATGGGTATTGACCTTCGAAAAACTGCTGGCTGAGACTAACTTTGCCCCAATTATGCAGAGACTATTAAAAACTCTGGACAGCCGGTATCAATATCCTGTTGACATAGAATTCACGGTGAATTTCACTGAGGATAATACATTCAGGATTAATCTGCTCCAGTGCAGACCGCTTCAGACCAAGGGTATAAAGGCAGGGACGCATCTGCCGAAAAACATCAAGCCGGAAAAAATCCTTTTCGAATCGCAGGGATATATTATGGGCGGCAGCATCTCGCATCCGCTAAAAAGAATTATCTACGTTGACCCTGCAAAATATGTTGAGTTGTCTATTTCACAAAAATACAGTGTAGCCCGGCTGATAGGAAAGCTGAACTCGCGCATAACCAGCAGAGAGACGGTGCCAACTATTTTGCTCGGGCCCGGCAGATGGGGCACAACGACACCCAGCCTGGGTGTGCCGGTCAACTTCGCTGAAATCAACCGAATAAGTGTATTGGCAGAGATAGCCTACGAAGGGGGCAACCTGATGCCGGAGCTTTCTTTCGGCACTCATTTCTTTCAGGATTTGGTTGAAAGTGACATCTTTTATGTGGCCATTTTTCCGCAGAAGGAAAACGTGGTATTTAACAATGAGAGACTACTTAGAATGCATAATTTGCTGGCCGATGTCTTTCCCGAAGAGAGCAAATATGAAGATGTAATTCGAGTTTACGATGTAGACTCAGAGCAACTACAAATTATGTCCGATGTCGTATCTCAAAGGGTTGTTTGCTTCTTCACCTGA
- a CDS encoding FAD-dependent oxidoreductase: MRNSANSNIGAGKNQSEILEFASLIAHQLQSPIGTVSTILNTLVSEAAGPLTSKQKDLLARANARCEEGVSTVRRMLAIVSAMTSRDKAGLSHTDIAAIVRKAKARYEEKALQLNVTFTVETNVDSVYVKGSEPALAEVLNALVDNALKYTSGNGRIRVTLFGNSYEQIVHLSVADSGVGIPEGLREKVFEPFYRTPAARDSSRTGIGLGLSFVKAVIEELGGTVQAGKADLGGAEIMLKLPMVERASEKPAEKAAAFKVIIIGGVAAGPKVASKVIRLLPEADVTVIEKGEFLSYAGCGLPYYISGVVKNHAELMSTPMGALRDLVFFQKVKNVRVLSRTEAVEIDRTAKEVRIRDLSSGVESNLNYDKLVLATGASPIRPSIPGNDLSNIFCLHGVRDAEGIRAALLAGKARDVVIVGGGLIGMETTEALVSSGCRVTIVEMLPHTLRILDPEMAKLVELHLESKGVKVLINTKVESFQGDGRVQTVVTDKGAIPADMVIMGIGVRPNVALAQRAALELGETGAIKVDEHMCTSDPDIYAAGDCVESRDILTGRSCYVPLGSTANKQGRAAAVNLCGGNDAFPGVLESTACKVFDYCVARTGLTESAAKKLGYKVTTALVPAPDRASYMPTVKLLMLKIIVDSDTRRFLGAQAVGPGDGDKRIDIAATAITGSMTVDKVANLDLCYAPPYSPAMDNIITAANVARNKLDGYMVGVSAEEVHKMLAEKKDFFFLDARTVGEHEQVRLPGATLIPLASLRGRLDEIPRDKEIVAFCQISLRGYEAALVLKAAGFNDVRVLDGGMAMWPYEKIQ; the protein is encoded by the coding sequence ATGCGAAACTCAGCTAATTCGAATATAGGGGCAGGAAAAAACCAATCGGAGATATTGGAATTTGCTTCGCTGATAGCCCATCAGCTGCAATCACCTATCGGCACTGTTAGTACAATCTTAAATACGCTTGTCAGTGAGGCTGCTGGTCCTCTGACTTCAAAACAGAAAGATTTGCTGGCCCGGGCCAACGCTCGTTGTGAAGAAGGGGTCTCCACCGTTCGGCGCATGCTGGCAATTGTTTCTGCGATGACCAGCCGGGATAAAGCAGGTTTAAGCCATACCGATATAGCTGCGATTGTCCGCAAGGCCAAGGCTCGCTATGAAGAGAAAGCTCTCCAACTGAACGTAACGTTTACTGTGGAAACTAACGTTGACTCGGTATATGTGAAAGGTTCTGAACCTGCTCTGGCAGAGGTACTCAATGCTCTGGTCGATAATGCGTTAAAGTACACATCTGGGAACGGCCGAATCAGGGTTACTCTTTTTGGAAACTCTTATGAACAGATAGTTCATCTTTCGGTGGCTGATTCGGGAGTAGGAATTCCCGAAGGACTGCGTGAAAAAGTTTTTGAACCATTTTATCGTACTCCTGCTGCCAGAGACTCTAGCCGTACAGGAATAGGGCTCGGCCTTTCTTTCGTAAAAGCGGTTATCGAGGAGCTCGGCGGAACGGTACAGGCTGGAAAAGCCGACCTGGGTGGTGCAGAAATTATGCTCAAGCTCCCCATGGTTGAACGGGCCAGCGAGAAGCCGGCAGAAAAAGCTGCTGCCTTCAAAGTAATCATAATTGGTGGTGTAGCCGCCGGTCCAAAGGTGGCGTCCAAGGTCATCCGGTTATTGCCAGAGGCCGACGTTACTGTCATCGAGAAAGGTGAGTTTCTCTCCTATGCCGGCTGCGGCCTTCCTTACTATATTTCCGGTGTTGTGAAAAACCATGCGGAGCTCATGAGTACTCCTATGGGTGCTCTGCGGGACCTGGTCTTTTTCCAGAAAGTCAAAAATGTGCGGGTGCTAAGTCGAACCGAGGCGGTCGAGATTGATCGCACCGCCAAAGAAGTTCGCATTCGAGACCTCAGTAGCGGAGTAGAATCTAACCTTAACTATGATAAGCTCGTGCTCGCCACTGGCGCATCCCCTATACGGCCATCTATTCCAGGTAATGATCTAAGTAACATCTTCTGCCTTCATGGTGTTCGAGATGCAGAGGGAATCAGGGCTGCCCTGTTGGCAGGCAAAGCCCGAGATGTTGTCATTGTTGGAGGGGGTCTGATTGGGATGGAAACCACCGAAGCGTTAGTTAGTAGCGGATGCCGGGTGACAATAGTGGAAATGCTGCCGCATACTCTCCGGATTTTGGATCCGGAAATGGCCAAGCTGGTTGAGCTTCATCTTGAGTCAAAAGGGGTGAAAGTTCTTATTAACACGAAAGTTGAATCATTTCAAGGTGACGGTAGGGTGCAAACCGTTGTTACAGATAAAGGGGCTATTCCTGCGGATATGGTAATCATGGGAATTGGTGTTCGACCGAATGTTGCTTTGGCTCAGCGGGCGGCTCTTGAACTGGGTGAAACAGGTGCCATCAAAGTGGATGAGCATATGTGTACTTCTGACCCGGATATATATGCCGCTGGTGATTGTGTGGAGAGCAGAGATATTCTCACCGGCCGGTCTTGCTACGTACCACTTGGCTCTACCGCAAATAAGCAAGGCCGTGCAGCTGCGGTTAACTTGTGTGGCGGTAACGATGCTTTTCCAGGCGTTCTGGAAAGCACTGCGTGCAAAGTTTTTGATTATTGCGTGGCCCGAACGGGGCTGACTGAATCGGCGGCCAAGAAATTAGGCTACAAGGTTACCACAGCGCTGGTACCTGCCCCGGACAGGGCCAGCTACATGCCGACAGTGAAATTGCTTATGCTCAAGATCATCGTGGACAGCGATACTCGCCGGTTTCTTGGAGCACAGGCTGTAGGTCCGGGCGATGGTGATAAGCGCATCGATATTGCCGCCACGGCTATCACAGGCAGTATGACGGTTGACAAGGTGGCGAACCTGGACTTGTGTTATGCGCCGCCATACTCGCCTGCTATGGATAACATTATAACAGCGGCAAATGTGGCGCGAAATAAACTCGATGGTTATATGGTTGGCGTATCTGCAGAGGAAGTGCATAAAATGCTTGCAGAAAAGAAGGATTTCTTTTTCCTCGATGCACGCACAGTGGGTGAACATGAACAAGTTCGTTTGCCCGGAGCCACACTGATTCCGTTAGCTTCGCTTCGCGGACGGCTGGATGAAATACCCAGGGACAAAGAGATTGTGGCGTTTTGCCAGATATCTTTGCGCGGGTATGAGGCGGCTCTGGTCCTCAAGGCGGCTGGCTTTAATGATGTGCGCGTGTTGGATGGCGGCATGGCTATGTGGCCATATGAGAAAATTCAATGA
- a CDS encoding response regulator has protein sequence MGQERILIIDDDPDITEAMKVVLENQGYATDSAKDSSKGMERIKAAKPDLIILDVMMNTTSEGFLLSRELKNDPEYKHIPILMVTSVKEKTGIDFETAAGDETWLPVEGFLNKPVKPEVLLDKVKTLLHGQ, from the coding sequence ATGGGACAGGAAAGAATTTTAATTATCGACGATGATCCTGATATTACCGAGGCGATGAAGGTAGTTCTGGAAAATCAGGGCTATGCCACAGATAGCGCTAAAGATAGTTCTAAAGGAATGGAGCGAATAAAAGCAGCTAAGCCGGATTTGATAATTTTGGACGTTATGATGAATACCACTAGTGAAGGTTTTCTCCTTTCCAGAGAATTAAAGAATGATCCTGAGTATAAACACATACCAATCTTGATGGTAACTTCGGTCAAAGAAAAAACAGGTATAGATTTCGAAACAGCTGCAGGAGACGAGACTTGGCTTCCGGTGGAAGGATTTTTAAATAAGCCTGTAAAGCCGGAAGTGCTTTTAGACAAAGTCAAAACTCTTCTTCACGGGCAATAG
- a CDS encoding 4Fe-4S dicluster domain-containing protein → MEMVFVTELKPFLDAVSEQMELYVPKKSGEYYIYVKYDPSSNKEVEFNNIRACMPIKEFLFPLCELAAIFPEPLEPEEIKPFAVFGLKDCDLRSIEILDKVFLEDEFKDQSYVARREKMFIVSSDCFEPRGSCCCTLFGGRSYAENGFDLNLARVKNGFIVEAGSDKGREFLQKHKDIFVEVSLEASTERGSIRARTHEQLEENNAEYKLDGPVNEIMGKGVDSDVFDIESQKCVECQACTRVCPTCHCFYLYDTKQKDYFSRMKMWDSCMRLAYAKVAGGANPRKVLGDRIKHRLMHKFSFFFDRYGIDMCVGCGRCIDADSHKMDIRVVLKKLNEELKDRPKVKVEK, encoded by the coding sequence ATGGAGATGGTTTTTGTAACTGAATTAAAGCCGTTTTTAGATGCCGTTTCCGAACAGATGGAACTTTATGTTCCAAAGAAAAGCGGCGAGTATTATATATATGTTAAATACGACCCTTCCTCCAATAAGGAGGTGGAGTTTAATAATATTCGCGCGTGTATGCCGATAAAAGAATTTTTGTTTCCACTGTGTGAGCTTGCTGCGATTTTTCCCGAGCCGCTTGAGCCGGAAGAAATAAAACCATTTGCTGTCTTCGGGCTTAAAGACTGTGATTTGCGCTCGATTGAAATTCTGGACAAAGTCTTTTTGGAAGATGAATTTAAAGACCAGTCCTACGTCGCCAGGCGGGAGAAAATGTTTATTGTGTCCTCCGATTGTTTTGAGCCTCGCGGCAGTTGCTGCTGCACCCTCTTTGGCGGCCGAAGTTATGCCGAAAACGGTTTTGATTTGAACCTTGCAAGAGTCAAAAACGGCTTCATTGTCGAGGCCGGCTCCGACAAGGGCAGAGAGTTTCTGCAAAAGCACAAGGACATATTTGTTGAAGTTTCCCTTGAAGCATCAACAGAAAGGGGCTCAATCCGAGCACGTACCCACGAGCAGCTTGAAGAAAACAATGCCGAATACAAACTTGATGGTCCCGTTAACGAGATTATGGGAAAGGGCGTGGATTCCGACGTCTTCGATATTGAATCACAAAAATGTGTCGAATGTCAGGCCTGCACACGGGTCTGTCCCACCTGTCACTGTTTTTATCTTTACGACACAAAGCAGAAAGATTATTTTAGCAGAATGAAGATGTGGGACAGTTGTATGCGGCTTGCTTATGCCAAAGTGGCCGGCGGTGCAAATCCGCGTAAAGTGCTCGGTGACAGGATTAAACACCGGCTGATGCATAAATTTTCTTTTTTCTTTGATAGATACGGCATAGATATGTGTGTCGGCTGCGGCAGATGTATCGACGCTGATTCTCACAAAATGGACATCAGGGTAGTTTTGAAAAAACTTAATGAAGAATTAAAGGACAGACCTAAAGTTAAAGTTGAGAAATGA
- a CDS encoding FAD/NAD(P)-binding protein: MNRNLYQPINGEIVDIIDESPTIKSFVVVPEEEFRFQTGQFVELTMPGVGEAPFTPSSSPADTKKMEITIMKAGRVTDLLHQCKKGQKVGIRGPFGHGYPIDDFVGKHVYIVGGGVGLAPIRSLFLTLVDRIKDFKSVVCRFGARTPEDFIYKKTLFGPWQKIAGVDMKLTVDKADDTWKGNVGVVTTILATSDVDIKNAVGVVCGPPIMMKFATLKLVEFGFAPQDIYLSMEKNMSCGVGKCGHCMIGKFYVCKDGPVLTYEQVEKYYDIFD, translated from the coding sequence ATGAACCGAAATCTATACCAACCCATAAATGGTGAAATCGTTGATATTATAGATGAATCCCCGACGATTAAAAGTTTTGTCGTTGTGCCGGAAGAAGAATTTCGTTTCCAGACCGGCCAGTTCGTGGAGCTGACTATGCCGGGCGTCGGAGAAGCGCCATTCACTCCTTCATCATCACCGGCAGACACCAAAAAGATGGAAATTACCATTATGAAAGCCGGTCGGGTAACAGATTTATTACACCAATGCAAAAAAGGGCAAAAAGTCGGTATTCGCGGGCCGTTTGGTCACGGTTATCCGATTGATGATTTTGTTGGGAAACACGTTTACATTGTTGGCGGCGGCGTGGGTTTGGCGCCAATAAGGTCTTTGTTTTTGACCCTTGTTGACAGGATAAAAGACTTCAAATCTGTAGTTTGCCGGTTCGGGGCCAGAACGCCGGAAGATTTTATTTATAAGAAAACCCTTTTTGGCCCCTGGCAGAAGATTGCAGGTGTGGATATGAAGCTCACCGTTGACAAGGCGGACGATACATGGAAGGGCAATGTAGGTGTGGTAACTACTATCCTTGCAACCAGCGACGTGGACATTAAAAACGCGGTCGGGGTAGTCTGCGGTCCGCCGATTATGATGAAATTTGCCACGCTAAAGCTGGTGGAGTTCGGGTTTGCGCCTCAAGATATTTATCTTTCTATGGAAAAGAATATGAGCTGCGGCGTGGGCAAATGCGGCCATTGTATGATAGGCAAATTCTATGTCTGCAAAGATGGGCCGGTCTTGACCTACGAGCAGGTGGAAAAATATTACGACATTTTCGATTAA
- a CDS encoding 4Fe-4S dicluster domain-containing protein, with protein MAAKLIIDLAKCTTQGQSGVRCSYKHHPENKGIDSLLEMVRFALVCRRCEAAPCINACPQGALEKIPSKNNDAGVLKRANMLCTGCGTCAMACPFGTIYTDLIPYPSSVCDLSKGRLKKGEKPLCVTTCADKSIDYREVDLSKESDLVEVFDGIVVKVAGGQLWEPFLRKEKKEKTNK; from the coding sequence ATGGCGGCAAAGCTGATAATTGATTTGGCAAAATGCACAACTCAGGGACAATCCGGTGTGCGGTGTTCATATAAGCATCATCCTGAGAATAAAGGGATTGATTCGCTGCTGGAGATGGTTCGTTTTGCTCTTGTATGCCGCAGGTGTGAAGCAGCACCGTGTATAAATGCCTGTCCACAAGGAGCATTAGAGAAAATACCGAGCAAAAATAATGATGCAGGCGTGCTCAAACGAGCAAATATGTTATGCACCGGCTGCGGCACCTGTGCTATGGCGTGCCCGTTCGGAACAATATATACGGATTTGATACCATATCCATCCAGCGTTTGCGACTTGTCCAAAGGTAGGTTGAAAAAGGGTGAAAAACCGTTATGCGTTACCACCTGTGCGGACAAAAGCATAGACTACAGAGAGGTAGATTTGTCAAAAGAAAGTGATTTGGTGGAAGTCTTTGACGGTATCGTTGTCAAAGTAGCAGGTGGTCAGCTGTGGGAACCATTTTTAAGGAAAGAAAAAAAGGAAAAGACAAATAAATGA
- a CDS encoding NADH-quinone oxidoreductase subunit H, with translation MTETSQSLFQLLFWIFIFPGFLFSAGLGLIVSWIVRKVSALVQWRVGPPFLQPFYDVIKLTGKETLIPQEAQRTVFTTAPLVGLAGVLLLAIILWRITIDQTAFIGDIIVAIYLMTLPSLALIFGSSASASPHASVGTGREMKLIMSYELPLVLAFIVVIIKTGGQLSLVAIAQQVPVFSISGMLAFLVALLCVQAKLGFVPFDIAEAETELGSGVLMEYSGVLLAVWKIVQAMMLVVLPLFLVMVFLGGISADFLSGLATPIDNLPVVGTLPVGVIVLIAFVITGLLARFSKYIDILFLLSLIAACILAGLGKYVLVVVLIILIKNTNPRVRIDQAMKFFWVYCGIALAAAVILALIGNAYGISWL, from the coding sequence ATGACTGAGACATCACAGAGTTTGTTCCAGCTTTTATTCTGGATTTTTATTTTTCCGGGTTTTTTATTTTCTGCTGGTCTTGGCTTGATTGTTTCCTGGATAGTTCGCAAGGTCAGCGCCCTTGTGCAGTGGCGTGTCGGCCCGCCGTTTCTTCAGCCTTTTTATGATGTTATTAAACTTACGGGCAAGGAAACTCTCATCCCTCAGGAGGCACAACGAACGGTTTTTACGACAGCGCCGCTTGTTGGTTTGGCCGGAGTGTTATTGCTCGCGATAATTCTCTGGCGGATTACCATCGACCAGACGGCTTTCATCGGTGATATTATCGTGGCGATTTATTTGATGACTCTGCCGTCTTTAGCGTTGATTTTCGGCAGCAGCGCCAGCGCCAGTCCTCATGCCTCGGTCGGAACAGGCAGGGAAATGAAATTGATTATGAGCTATGAGCTGCCGTTGGTTCTGGCTTTTATCGTGGTGATTATAAAAACCGGCGGACAGCTTAGTTTGGTTGCAATTGCTCAGCAGGTACCTGTTTTTAGCATTTCCGGAATGCTTGCATTTCTGGTCGCCTTGTTGTGTGTCCAGGCAAAACTTGGATTTGTTCCATTCGATATAGCTGAGGCGGAAACCGAGCTTGGCAGCGGCGTTCTGATGGAGTATTCGGGAGTTTTGCTTGCCGTTTGGAAGATTGTTCAGGCAATGATGCTCGTAGTGCTGCCTTTGTTTTTAGTAATGGTGTTCCTCGGAGGTATTAGCGCAGACTTTTTATCAGGCCTTGCAACGCCTATTGACAATTTGCCTGTGGTTGGCACTTTGCCTGTGGGCGTAATAGTTTTGATTGCTTTTGTCATCACCGGCCTGCTGGCAAGATTCAGCAAGTATATAGATATATTATTTTTACTTAGTTTAATTGCTGCCTGCATATTAGCGGGGCTCGGCAAATACGTATTAGTAGTGGTTTTGATTATCCTGATAAAGAACACCAATCCGCGTGTGCGGATTGACCAGGCGATGAAGTTTTTCTGGGTTTATTGTGGTATTGCTTTAGCTGCGGCTGTTATCCTGGCTTTAATAGGCAATGCTTATGGCATCAGCTGGCTGTAA